In one window of Psychrobacter sp. P2G3 DNA:
- a CDS encoding 5-formyltetrahydrofolate cyclo-ligase, whose translation MHPELKNSKPYDSNSNESKVSNPPRRQFTRQRRQLTDGERRQYARMASLHLRKLQQRLAPRARIGLYYDGFGELPTQPLLDWCQRLGYLPYLPVVGSLGRDNKGNVDKHLRFVPIYQSKLLNIPTRIHSLGMKQNHHRRLLWARELDVIICPLVAVDKSGNRMGMGGGFYDTTLGRSYQAGLKKPLKIGWCYDFQVVEHLERQPWDVPLDGLITPSGLRWFKRNQIKMSNDKASSADSVDTYLQALGNDNAREMLYYSQEQSFNSDELARVINEKRLNELLADSDAFLAGLSGEIGDFEDDNKDP comes from the coding sequence ATGCATCCTGAGCTAAAGAACTCCAAGCCTTATGACTCTAACTCTAATGAATCTAAAGTGAGCAATCCACCTAGACGACAATTTACCCGCCAGCGTCGCCAGTTAACAGATGGCGAGCGCAGACAATATGCGCGCATGGCAAGCTTGCATTTACGTAAGTTACAGCAGCGCTTGGCTCCGCGTGCGCGTATTGGCTTATATTATGATGGCTTTGGCGAGCTGCCCACTCAGCCACTATTGGATTGGTGTCAACGCTTAGGCTATTTACCTTATTTACCAGTGGTTGGTTCGCTCGGTCGTGATAATAAGGGAAATGTTGATAAACACCTGCGCTTTGTGCCTATCTATCAATCGAAACTGTTAAACATACCGACACGTATTCACAGCTTAGGTATGAAACAAAACCATCATCGTCGACTACTTTGGGCGCGAGAATTAGATGTAATTATCTGTCCGTTAGTAGCGGTTGATAAAAGCGGTAATCGTATGGGCATGGGTGGTGGCTTTTATGATACGACGCTTGGAAGAAGCTATCAGGCAGGGTTAAAAAAACCGTTAAAAATTGGCTGGTGCTATGATTTTCAGGTGGTAGAACATCTTGAACGTCAACCATGGGATGTGCCATTAGATGGCTTGATAACGCCAAGTGGCTTAAGGTGGTTTAAACGAAATCAGATCAAAATGTCCAACGACAAAGCATCTAGCGCTGATAGTGTTGATACGTATTTGCAAGCATTAGGGAATGATAACGCTAGGGAAATGCTGTACTACAGTCAAGAACAATCCTTTAACTCTGATGAGTTGGCAAGGGTGATTAATGAGAAACGCTTAAATGAGTTGCTGGCTGACAGTGATGCTTTTTTGGCTGGTTTAAGTGGTGAGATTGGGGATTTTGAAGATGACAATAAAGACCCATAA